A region of Toxorhynchites rutilus septentrionalis strain SRP chromosome 1, ASM2978413v1, whole genome shotgun sequence DNA encodes the following proteins:
- the LOC129768495 gene encoding protein stoned-B-like has translation MANPFLMDNEPMGGNEPVCNPFLFGDDAQDDAESAAGVDDNPFLAQASNPFADFGGEAEEPAVAVAPAMASMNDLFGTAEVNAVVTTGAEIFGVSDSVMSVTHHQTSNSAANFFDTTINDDDDLVIPKPMDLQLGPHTNNNLMDDAMMQAYSSEDELKSAKGNHKMPPPRPIPPSQATQQLISSIASQLDQTSTNLLQKIPATRTPSPVSMRDLHSPSPTPEFGDLLSAGDQLPHSDSQPQDNFFGTGMTPVGNDNPFADPVVPIAAKPEVQKPPRPRPPPPRPAPPKSSLVSSPVAAPQPIPAPQQEADLFDLFGTTTSKTSPPKPPAHKTKEDILSLFSTPTVAPAAAPEPKQTDLLSGDFDDIFGGTNEGSQAFIPYLSENLVQSQMPPPPPEATTVAAPSPATAYEAEVVEPSPIQQEPPVSCEPPVEIEQPHVEQQPEFVFDVAPPAECMTIRSEGSTDPSPTGSNVTSSNIPSSVSGSIVNIAADEMKIDEALPEMNAPMEPSMEPSMEPTIDDHPMMVVQDTHNHVDALPPVAISTIASQLFYTEPDVTTAAMVTADSGAINPFAMEDDVPYTAAAVTVSNDYANDLFGNTANNNNTVLADPLEGFGQTQLQEPDAFDSFAAKFEGTHNKGGNIFLDGADLGTEVTADDAFGTADAWGTGEVSGGGFDTGNEGFGNDDGFDDPFLTMQAPPVPEGTPFGRSDSRDSDEGNNQFSVVIRPKEGIDMGLAPALAPPPKSPQTASIYSGDSSPRVNPFDRGETDDATLELTLPDSTPQLQRTDSQETPPTPLFDEDVSQPLEDFPRVVYSGEGWEMQLRQPNKKKITGQRFWKKIYIRLVVQGDNPVLQLSNAATDKEPFQELPLQACYSVSEISSQQYDNFGKIFTIKLQYVFYKERPGVRPGQVTKAERLTNKLSQFAAYAIQGDYQGVKELGSDLKKLGLPVEHAPQISQLFKLGSMNYEDMKQFSVCIEEALFKMNVHRDRALTYKTEEVQVTAVDELYVEQDAEGRVNKQIARVRLFFLAFLSGMPDIELGVNDLWRQGKEVVGRHDIIPVVTEEWIRLEGVEFHGCVQQDEYERSRTIKFKPPDACYIELMRFRIRPPKNRELPLQLKATWCVTGNKVELRADVLVPGFASRKLGQIPCEDVSIRFPIPECWIYLFRVEKHFRYGSVKSAHRRTGKIKGIERLLGTMETLQESLIEVTSGQAKYEHNHRAIVWRCPRLPKEGQGAYTTHQLVCRMALTSFDQIPEQLAPYAYVEFTMPATQASHTTVRSISVQDSESDEPPEKYVRYLARHEYRVGIEHTTSESLNPYLAATTVSKPIQEEQPMATTPIAPSDSDSDSN, from the exons ATGGCAAACCCCTTCTTGATGGACAATGAGCCGATGGGGGGCAACGAGCCAGTCTGCAACCCATTCCTATTCGGCGATGACGCACAAGATGATGCTGAGAGCGCGGCGggggtggatgataatccattCTTGGCGCAGGCCAGCAATCCATTCGCGGACTTTGGTGGTGAGGCGGAAGAACCGGCAGTAGCAGTCGCACCAGCAATGGCCAGCATGAATGATCTGTTTGGGACTGCGGAGGTCAACGCGGTGGTGACAACCGGTGCCGAAATCTTTGGAGTAAGTGATAGCGTTATGTCTGTGACACATCATCAAACTTCAAACAGTGCTGCAAACTTTTTTGACACTACAATCAATGACGACGATGATCTGGTCATCCCGAAACCGATGGACCTGCAGTTGGGACCCCACACCAACAACAATCTGATGGATGATGCCATGATGCAGGCATACTCTAGTGAAGATGAACTCAAGTCGGCCAAAGGGAACCACAAAATGCCACCTCCCAGACCTATACCACCCTCCCAAGCAACGCAGCAACTGATTAGCTCGATCGCGAGCCAACTCGATCAAACCAGCACAAATCTACTGCAAAAGATTCCGGCTACCAGAACGCCCAGTCCGGTGTCCATGAGAGATCTGCACTCTCCCAGTCCAACACCTGAATTTGGCGATCTGTTATCCGCAGGGGACCAGCTGCCCCATTCCGACTCGCAACCCCAGGACAATTTCTTCGGCACTGGTATGACACCCGTTGGTAATGACAATCCTTTCGCTGATCCCGTAGTCCCGATCGCTGCTAAACCCGAAGTTCAGAAGCCTCCGCGTCCAAGACCACCTCCACCACGCCCAGCCCCACCTAAAAGCTCACTAGTTTCGTCACCGGTTGCAGCGCCCCAACCCATTCCTGCACCCCAACAGGAGGCAGATCTGTTCGATCTTTTTGGCACCACGACTTCTAAGACTTCTCCACCAAAACCACCGGCACATAAGACCAAGGAAGACATTCTATCGCTTTTCTCGACGCCTACTGTGGCACCTGCAGCCGCTCCCGAACCGAAGCAAACCGATTTGCTCAGTGGTGACTTCGATGACATATTCGGGGGAACCAACGAAGGATCCCAAGCGTTTATTCCCTACCTCTCGGAGAATCTTGTGCAATCTCAAATGCCACCCCCACCACCGGAAGCTACCACGGTCGCAGCACCATCACCAGCAACAGCCTACGAAGCGGAAGTCGTTGAACCATCTCCGATACAGCAAGAGCCACCGGTCAGCTGCGAGCCCCCGGTTGAGATCGAGCAACCCCACGTCGAACAGCAGCCCGAGTTCGTGTTTGATGTAGCTCCACCCGCTGAGTGTATGACGATCCGTTCGGAGGGCTCCACCGATCCGAGTCCAACCGGGTCGAATGTTACGTCCAGTAACATCCCGAGTTCGGTTTCGGGAAGCATTGTAAACATTGCCGCCGATGAGATGAAAATTGATGAGGCGCTACCCGAAATGAACGCTCCGATGGAACCATCGATGGAACCATCGATGGAACCCACCATCGATGACCATCCGATGATGGTGGTTCAGGACACGCATAATCACGTGGACGCGTTACCGCCGGTAGCCATCTCCACGATTGCTTCGCAGTTGTTCTACACCGAACCGGACGTGACAACGGCGGCGATGGTGACGGCAGATAGCGGTGCCATCAATCCGTTCGCGATGGAAGATGATGTGCCGTACACGGCGGCGGCAGTAACGGTCAGTAACGATTATGCGAATGATTTGTTTGGAAATACCGCGAATAACAATAATACGGTACTGGCGGATCCATTGGAAGGTTTCGGGCAAACGCAACTACAGGAACCTGACGCGTTCGATTCGTTCGCGGCCAAATTTGAAGGGACACACAACAAAGGTGGGAATATTTTCTTGGACGGGGCGGATCTCGGCACGGAGGTCACTGCGGACGATGCATTCGGGACGGCTGATGCCTGGGGAACGGGGGAGGTTTCCGGCGGGGGATTCGATACTGGGAACGAAGGGTTTGGGAATGATGATGGGTTTGATGATCCGTTTTTGACGATGCAGGCACCTCCGGTGCCGGAG GGAACTCCATTTGGGCGATCTGACTCGCGGGATTCGGACGAAGGAAATAATCAGTTTAGCGTTGTTATCCGACCGAAAGAAGGAATCGATATGGGCCTAGCACCCGCCTTGGCTCCACCGCCGAAGAGCCCACAGACTGCGTCGATTTACTCAGGCGATTCTTCACCCCGAGTGAACCCATTCGACAGGGGAGAGACTGATGATGCCACGCTGGAGTTAACTCTTCCGGATT CAACACCCCAACTGCAGCGCACCGATTCGCAGGAAACGCCACCGACGCCACTCTTCGATGAGGACGTATCGCAACCGCTGGAGGACTTCCCTCGCGTTGTGTACTCGGGTGAGGGCTGGGAGATGCAGCTGCGTCAGCCCAACAAGAAGAAGATCACCGGCCAGCGGTTTTGGAAGAAAATCTACATCCGCCTGGTCGTACAGGGTGACAATCCGGTGCTCCAGCTGTCCAACGCGGCTACCGACAAGGAACCTTTCCAGGAGCTTCCCCTGCAGGCATGCTACTCGGTGTCGGAGATTAGTTCCCAGCAGTACGACAACTTCGGTAAGATCTTCACCATCAAGCTGCAGTATGTGTTCTATAAGGAACGACCCGGAGTGAGGCCAGGACAGGTGACTAAGGCCGAGCGGTTGACGAACAAGCTCAGCCAGTTTGCTGCGTACGCCATCCAGGGTGACTACCAGGGCGTTAAAGAGTTGGGTAGTGATTTGAAGAAGCTGGGTTTGCCGGTGGAACACGCGCCACAGATCTCCCAGCTTTTCAAGTTGGGTTCGATGAATTATGAGGACATGAAACAGTTTTCGGTCTGTATTGAGGAGGCGCTGTTCAAGATGAACGTACACCGGGACCGAGCCTTGACGTATAAGACGGAAGAGGTTCAGGTGACAGCGGTTGACGAGCTGTACGTTGAGCAAGACGCAGAGGGTCGCGTGAATAAGCAGATTGCGAGGGTTCGTCTATTCTTTTTGGCGTTCCTTTCGG GGATGCCCGACATCGAGTTGGGAGTGAACGATTTGTGGCGTCAGGGTAAGGAAGTCGTTGGCCGACACGACATCATTCCGGTTGTGACTGAGGAATGGATTCGATTGGAGGGGGTGGAGTTCCACGGGTGCGTCCAGCAGGACGAGTATGAAAGGAGTCGCACCATCAAGTTTAAACCGCCGGACGCGTGCTATATCGAGCTGATGCGCTTCCGCATTCGACCGCCCAAAAATCGGGAACTTCCGTTGCAGTTGAAGGCCACTTGGTGCGTTACGGGCAACAAAGTGGAGCTTCGGGCTGACGTTCTGGTGCCAGGGTTTGCCTCACGCAAGCTTGGGCAGATTCCTTGCGAGGATGTGTCCATTCGGTTCCCCATTCCCGAGTGTTGGATTTATTTGTTTAGAGTAGAGAAGCACTTTAG GTACGGCTCGGTGAAGTCAGCTCATCGTCGGACGGGTAAAATCAAGGGTATAGAACGTTTGCTTGGCACCATGGAGACACTCCAGGAATCGTTGATCGAGGTGACATCGGGGCAGGCCAAATATGAGCACAATCATCGGGCTATCGTGTGGAGGTGTCCTCGGCTGCCAAAGGAAGGACAGGGAGCTTACACTACGCATCAGTTGGTGTGCCGAATGGCACTGACAAGCTTTGATCAGATTCCTGAACAGCTGGCTCCGTACGCGTACGTGGAGTTCACCATGCCGGCCACACAGGCGTCCCATACCACGGTAAGATCAATCAGTGTACAAGACTCGGAAAGCGACGAGCCTCCGGAGAAGTACGTGCGATATTTGGCTCGGCACGAGTACAG AGTTGGCATCGAGCACACGACGAGTGAATCGCTGAATCCATACCTTGCGGCGACGACCGTTTCGAAGCCAATTCAGGAAGAGCAGCCGATGGCTACGACGCCGATCGCACCCAGCGATTCCGATTCCGACTCGAACTAA